TAAACTGAAATGAAACCCGCTTGCAAATTAAGCTTTTGATTTAATGTAATCCCTTGCAACTTCGAAAGCGTGCTCGAAATGCAGGTAAACAGGTTTATCGGTGGTGATCATTCTTTTCAGCAAGCGATTTTGAGCCTGGTATTTGATATTGCCTATAGCCAGTGCGCCTATGCCGACAGCGCCGCTTTTTGAGCCTTGAATCGGTGTGCCGTCATGGAATGCATCGACGCCGGCAATGCCTGCCGGGGGCACGGCGTTGACATCGGCGGCCACTTTCAGTTGAGGCGCTGATGCAATCAGCTCTGCGCTAAGTAACTCAATGCCGGCAGCGCCCGTTGCAAAGACTACGTCGGCAGTTTTGATGTATTCGGCTTTATCGGCATCGGCGCCGGCTTCAATGGTGATTTTGCCATCGCCGAATTCATTGCTGCACATGTCGGCTATGTTCTGCGCTCTTTCCAGTTGACGGCCGATAATTCTTACATGGGCGCCTGCTTGCGCCGCAATCACGGCGGCGGCCTGACCGACCGGGCCGGTCCCGCCCAGTGCCAGAATGTTTTTGCCTTCCAGTGTGGTGTTGAATTTGCTGGCTAATTCGCGCTCGACGGCTGCAACCATGCCGGCTGCGGTCGTGAATGCGCCGCTGGGGTCGGCGAATACGGAGACTTCAAATGGAGGCACCATGGCGTGTTTGGCCGCTCTCAGCATGTCCATGGCTTGTTTGGTATCGCGGCCGCCGATGAAAATAGCGGTTCTTTTCAGATTTTTCTGGCTGCGCGAGAAAATGGCGTCCTGCACCAGTCCTTGAACTTCGCTGGGTTCGACATTGATATACGGGACTGCTGAAACCCAGCCGGCATCCATCGCCATGTTGACGTCAAACGGGCTGAGGTTTTTGGCAGTGGTCAGCATGTGTAGAATGAATGGTTTTTCCATGATATCCCCTTTATTTGTTTAGCTCGCAAGTATAAAAGAAAAAGTGGCAGAATAACACTGTCCTCGGCTTTTTGGATTTTAAAAAATCATTGAATCTGTGTATTATCAAGCCAATTTTATTTTTTCGGAGAAATGAATGCACAACGTTACGTTGATTAAAGGTGATGGTATCGGTCCTTCCATTATGGAGGCTGCGGTCAAGATTATCGATGCGTCCGGCGCCAAAATAAATTGGGAAGAAGCCGATGCAGGCATGGCCGCGTTTGAAAAACACGGCACGCCGATTCCTGATGCAACCCTGGCCTCGATAGAAAAAAACCGCGTGGCTTTCAAGGGGCCTCTGACGACGCCGGTCGGCAAAGGCTTCAGAAGCATCAATGTCGCCTTGCGTCAACAATATGATCTTTATGCCAATGTCCGTCCGGCCAAAACCTGGAAAGGCGCGCAGACCCGGTTCGACAATGTCGACATCGTCGTCGTCAGGGAAAACACGGAAGGCTTGTATGCCGGTTTGGAGCATTTTCTGACGCCCAAAAAAGATATCGCCGAAAGTCTGGCTGTCGTGACGCGCCAGGGTTCGGAACGCATCGTTGAGTATGCCTTTAAATACGCGCGTGAAAACGGCCGCAAAAAAGTCACGATCTGCCATAAAGCCAATATTTTGAAATACACGTCGGGCTTATTCCTGGACGTGGGCCGGGAAGTCGCGGCGCGCTATCCGGACATCGAGTGCGATGAAAAAATCGTCGACGCCATCTGCATGCATATGGTCATGGATCCGTCCCAGTTCGATGTAGTCGTGACCACCAACATGTTCGGCGACATTCTTTCCGATCTGACGGCCGGCCTGGTCGGCGGCCTGGGATTGATTCCGGGCGCCAATATCGGCAGCGATGCGGCATTGTTTGAAGCGGTGCATGGCAGCGCGCCGGACATTGCAGGCAAAAATATCGCCAATCCGACCGCTGTGATCATGGCGGGCGTCATGATGCTGAATTATCTGGGCGAGCATGAGGCTGCGAACCGCATCAAGGCCGCGACTGAAAAAGTCATCGGCGATGGCGAGTTGGTCACGCCGGATTTGAACCGGAATTCAAAGGCCGGCACTACCGAAATGCGCGATGCCATTATTGCGGCCATGCGATAAAACTCTCATTAATGCGGGGCAGCCTGATGGTCGTCCCCGTTAGCCTTATGATGAATGACCTGAAAGTCCGGCAACGCCGCCAAGCTTACGACGCCCGCAACGCACAAGCGGATAAAGAGGCGGCCAGCCGGGTCATTTGCA
This is a stretch of genomic DNA from Methylobacter sp. YRD-M1. It encodes these proteins:
- a CDS encoding NAD(P)-dependent methylenetetrahydromethanopterin dehydrogenase, yielding MEKPFILHMLTTAKNLSPFDVNMAMDAGWVSAVPYINVEPSEVQGLVQDAIFSRSQKNLKRTAIFIGGRDTKQAMDMLRAAKHAMVPPFEVSVFADPSGAFTTAAGMVAAVERELASKFNTTLEGKNILALGGTGPVGQAAAVIAAQAGAHVRIIGRQLERAQNIADMCSNEFGDGKITIEAGADADKAEYIKTADVVFATGAAGIELLSAELIASAPQLKVAADVNAVPPAGIAGVDAFHDGTPIQGSKSGAVGIGALAIGNIKYQAQNRLLKRMITTDKPVYLHFEHAFEVARDYIKSKA
- a CDS encoding isocitrate/isopropylmalate dehydrogenase family protein, with amino-acid sequence MHNVTLIKGDGIGPSIMEAAVKIIDASGAKINWEEADAGMAAFEKHGTPIPDATLASIEKNRVAFKGPLTTPVGKGFRSINVALRQQYDLYANVRPAKTWKGAQTRFDNVDIVVVRENTEGLYAGLEHFLTPKKDIAESLAVVTRQGSERIVEYAFKYARENGRKKVTICHKANILKYTSGLFLDVGREVAARYPDIECDEKIVDAICMHMVMDPSQFDVVVTTNMFGDILSDLTAGLVGGLGLIPGANIGSDAALFEAVHGSAPDIAGKNIANPTAVIMAGVMMLNYLGEHEAANRIKAATEKVIGDGELVTPDLNRNSKAGTTEMRDAIIAAMR